In one window of Microbacterium natoriense DNA:
- a CDS encoding LysR family transcriptional regulator, producing MDTLDVIPLRSFLAIASCGGFHRAAAALHLSQSAVSQHVRRLEQVVGAPLVERNGRLMMFTPRGEILLSEARRILDVHDEVLRTVRVPHETDTLVLGSTEHGAEQMLPEIIASLRHAAPGTEVRLRLDRTARVTEALEAGRLDLAVVLEIGTASPLQPKLRLGWFASPEWTAPSDGPVPLVQFDPPCVMRPAVLELMAASGRPFHTVVEVGDLAGGQSAARSGLGAILLPVVDRGLEGLRPVLGLPEPPPVRMRVRGRDGVPARIVRVVQDAVDTAFS from the coding sequence ATGGACACCTTGGATGTCATTCCGCTGCGATCCTTCCTCGCCATCGCGTCGTGCGGCGGATTCCACCGCGCGGCCGCTGCGCTCCACCTCAGCCAATCGGCTGTCAGCCAGCACGTCCGGCGCCTGGAACAGGTCGTCGGAGCGCCGCTCGTCGAACGCAATGGACGGCTCATGATGTTCACCCCGAGAGGCGAGATCCTCCTGTCAGAAGCTCGCCGGATCCTCGACGTGCACGACGAAGTGCTTCGAACGGTTCGGGTTCCCCATGAGACCGACACCCTGGTGCTCGGGTCCACCGAGCACGGCGCCGAACAGATGCTCCCCGAGATCATCGCCTCGCTGCGGCATGCCGCGCCTGGCACGGAGGTGAGACTCCGCCTGGATCGAACCGCCAGAGTGACCGAAGCCCTTGAGGCAGGCCGACTGGATCTCGCTGTGGTCCTCGAGATCGGCACGGCGAGCCCCCTCCAGCCGAAGCTCCGGCTCGGCTGGTTCGCGTCGCCCGAATGGACTGCGCCTTCCGATGGCCCGGTTCCGCTCGTCCAGTTCGATCCGCCATGCGTGATGCGCCCCGCTGTTCTGGAGCTCATGGCCGCGAGCGGGCGACCCTTTCACACCGTCGTCGAGGTTGGCGACCTTGCGGGCGGCCAATCGGCCGCCCGCTCGGGCCTCGGCGCGATCCTGCTTCCCGTCGTCGATCGCGGGCTGGAAGGGCTGCGTCCCGTGCTCGGCCTCCCCGAGCCTCCGCCCGTGCGCATGCGGGTCCGGGGTCGCGACGGCGTGCCGGCGCGTATCGTCCGTGTCGTCCAGGACGCCGTGGACACCGCTTTCAGCTGA
- a CDS encoding dihydrofolate reductase family protein, whose translation MGLLTFSINVTLDGCVDHREGIADDETHAFFTRLMDGAGAMLWGRTTYEMMESSWPAIARGEEDAPPTLREWALKLEAKPKYVVSSTRHDFPWNNSHHLAGALRTTVQELKDRTPDGVLLGSGRLATELDRLDLIDEYRFLVHPRIAGHGPTLYESGLASTRRLDLISAEPLRCGAVAMHYRRAG comes from the coding sequence ATGGGACTGCTGACCTTCAGCATCAACGTCACCCTCGACGGATGCGTCGATCATCGAGAGGGAATCGCCGACGATGAGACGCATGCCTTCTTCACGCGTCTCATGGACGGTGCCGGCGCCATGCTGTGGGGACGGACGACATACGAGATGATGGAGAGCTCCTGGCCCGCCATCGCTCGCGGCGAGGAGGACGCCCCGCCGACGTTGCGAGAGTGGGCGCTCAAGCTCGAAGCGAAGCCCAAGTACGTGGTGTCGTCGACGCGCCACGATTTTCCGTGGAACAACAGCCACCACCTCGCCGGTGCTCTGCGCACGACCGTGCAGGAGCTCAAGGACAGGACCCCGGACGGCGTGCTCCTCGGCAGCGGCAGGCTCGCGACGGAACTCGATCGCCTGGACCTGATCGACGAGTACAGATTCCTCGTACACCCGAGGATCGCGGGTCACGGGCCGACGCTGTACGAGAGCGGGCTTGCGAGCACAAGACGACTCGATCTGATCTCGGCGGAGCCGCTCCGCTGTGGTGCGGTCGCCATGCACTACCGGCGCGCGGGCTGA
- a CDS encoding YchJ family protein, with the protein MTAGENATAGDRIPDEDSRCPCGSGDVYGGCCGPLHRGAAAPTAERLMRSRYTAFAIEDARYLHVSWHPSTRPRSIEFEPGLHWRRLAIVDRVAGGPFDDEGVVEFEAFWHQDGTRGSLRERSRFVREDRRWLYLDGEVQ; encoded by the coding sequence ATGACGGCAGGGGAGAACGCGACGGCGGGTGACCGCATTCCTGATGAGGACTCCCGCTGTCCGTGCGGATCCGGTGACGTCTACGGCGGATGCTGCGGGCCGCTGCACCGCGGTGCAGCGGCGCCGACGGCCGAGCGTCTCATGCGATCGCGGTACACCGCGTTCGCGATCGAAGACGCTCGCTACCTGCATGTCTCATGGCATCCGTCCACCCGGCCGCGCTCGATCGAGTTCGAGCCCGGCCTGCACTGGCGCCGGCTCGCGATCGTCGACCGGGTCGCGGGTGGCCCGTTCGATGACGAAGGCGTGGTCGAGTTCGAGGCGTTCTGGCATCAGGACGGCACCCGGGGTTCGCTGCGCGAGCGCAGTCGCTTCGTGCGCGAAGACCGTCGCTGGCTCTATCTGGATGGCGAGGTGCAGTGA
- a CDS encoding TIGR01777 family oxidoreductase, whose product MKVIISGASGLIGTALNASLQADGIEVTTLVRRSARNSQEQQWMPGERPLDPDVLAGAEAVVALGGASVGRLPWTRGYRRELVQSRLQTTKTLTTAVRALGADAPALLSASAVGIYGSAPGAVLDETSPAGSTFLARLCVAWEDEARRAEDDARVALLRTAPVIHRRGVLKPLIQLTRFGVSGPLGPGTQLWPWISLDDEVRAIRHVIDEKLVGPVNLTGPTPATANDTGRALAERMHRPFWLPAPSWALRLALGDAADSLLLADADVRPAALSRSGFHFEHETVQDAVAASV is encoded by the coding sequence ATGAAGGTGATCATCAGCGGGGCGTCAGGCCTGATCGGCACTGCACTGAACGCATCCCTGCAAGCCGACGGCATCGAGGTGACGACGCTCGTGCGTCGATCGGCGCGGAACTCGCAGGAACAGCAATGGATGCCGGGGGAGAGGCCGCTCGACCCCGATGTGCTCGCGGGAGCGGAGGCCGTCGTCGCCCTCGGCGGCGCGAGCGTCGGGCGGCTGCCCTGGACCCGCGGATATCGCCGTGAGCTCGTGCAGTCGCGCCTGCAGACCACCAAGACCCTCACGACAGCGGTGCGGGCATTGGGAGCGGATGCACCGGCGCTGCTGTCGGCGTCTGCCGTCGGCATATACGGATCGGCGCCCGGCGCGGTGCTCGACGAGACGTCACCGGCTGGAAGCACGTTCCTCGCGCGGCTCTGCGTGGCCTGGGAGGACGAGGCCCGACGCGCAGAAGATGACGCCCGTGTGGCGCTGCTGCGCACGGCGCCCGTGATCCACCGACGCGGGGTGCTGAAACCGCTGATCCAACTCACGCGCTTCGGGGTGTCGGGGCCGCTGGGCCCCGGGACCCAGCTGTGGCCGTGGATCTCTCTCGATGACGAGGTGCGGGCGATTCGTCACGTCATCGACGAGAAGCTCGTGGGGCCGGTGAACCTCACCGGCCCCACGCCGGCCACTGCGAACGACACCGGTCGCGCTCTGGCCGAGCGCATGCACCGGCCGTTCTGGCTGCCTGCTCCGAGCTGGGCGCTGCGTCTGGCGCTCGGCGACGCGGCGGATTCGCTGCTGCTCGCCGACGCCGACGTGCGCCCCGCCGCCCTCAGCAGGTCCGGGTTCCACTTCGAGCACGAAACCGTGCAGGACGCGGTCGCCGCGTCGGTGTGA
- a CDS encoding RNA polymerase sigma-70 factor, whose product MESAETAADDPFVVHRNLLFTVAYEILGSAADAEDVLQESWLRWAAVDRDQVATPKAYLVRIVSRQALNHIRSVSRRREDYVGEWLPEPLLTAPDVADDVELADSLSIAMLTVLETLSPAERAVFVLREVFDVPYDEIADAVAKTPAAVRQIAHRAKDHVAARRPRVTVVRSEHERAVDRLVAALNTGDIQGLMDVLAPDVVSVADGGGKVRGAARRPLIGAATIVRYLAGSLAKVVGAIHATATTINGQPGIRVELDGQLAGIVTVTVEQGRITRIYSVANPDKLGRVDHEVTLER is encoded by the coding sequence ATGGAAAGCGCCGAGACCGCCGCAGACGATCCGTTCGTCGTCCACCGCAACCTGCTCTTCACCGTGGCGTACGAGATCCTCGGATCCGCTGCGGATGCCGAGGATGTGCTGCAGGAGTCGTGGTTGCGCTGGGCGGCGGTCGACCGCGACCAGGTCGCAACGCCCAAGGCGTATCTCGTGCGCATCGTGAGCAGGCAGGCGCTCAACCACATCCGCTCCGTGTCGCGACGCCGGGAGGACTACGTCGGCGAGTGGCTGCCCGAACCGCTGCTGACGGCTCCGGATGTGGCGGATGACGTCGAACTAGCCGACAGTCTGTCGATCGCCATGCTGACCGTGCTCGAGACGCTGAGCCCGGCCGAGCGGGCGGTGTTCGTGCTGCGTGAGGTGTTCGACGTGCCGTACGACGAGATCGCGGATGCCGTGGCCAAGACGCCCGCAGCGGTGCGGCAGATCGCGCATCGCGCGAAGGACCACGTCGCGGCGCGGCGGCCGCGTGTCACCGTGGTGCGCTCAGAGCACGAGCGCGCGGTCGATCGACTCGTCGCGGCCCTGAACACCGGAGACATCCAGGGGCTGATGGATGTCCTCGCGCCGGACGTCGTGTCGGTCGCGGATGGCGGCGGCAAGGTCCGCGGCGCGGCACGCCGGCCGCTGATCGGCGCGGCCACGATCGTCCGCTACCTGGCCGGGAGCCTCGCGAAGGTCGTCGGAGCCATTCATGCGACTGCCACGACGATCAACGGCCAGCCGGGGATCCGGGTCGAACTGGACGGACAGCTGGCGGGAATCGTGACGGTGACGGTCGAACAGGGGCGGATCACCCGCATCTACTCGGTCGCGAACCCCGACAAGCTCGGCCGGGTCGATCACGAGGTCACGCTGGAGCGGTGA
- a CDS encoding DUF2510 domain-containing protein: MSTTQAGWYDDGTGTQRWWDGQNWTENVQPAAAPEPGIGGFIERAQAEAVAGAQPRPAAQGMSYVVLQVVLKEKFFGSGSGNLTELEYAINTQAALGYRLHTITTSSSGSTGFGGGDRIQATLVFEKL; this comes from the coding sequence GTGAGCACAACTCAGGCCGGCTGGTACGACGACGGCACCGGAACCCAGCGCTGGTGGGACGGACAGAACTGGACCGAGAACGTGCAGCCTGCCGCCGCTCCCGAACCCGGAATCGGCGGGTTCATCGAACGCGCGCAGGCGGAAGCCGTCGCCGGTGCGCAGCCGCGCCCGGCCGCGCAGGGCATGAGCTACGTGGTGCTGCAGGTCGTGCTCAAGGAGAAGTTCTTCGGCTCCGGGTCGGGCAACCTCACCGAGCTCGAGTACGCGATCAACACCCAGGCGGCCCTCGGCTACCGGTTGCACACGATCACCACGTCGTCGTCGGGCAGCACCGGCTTCGGCGGCGGCGACCGCATCCAGGCCACGCTGGTCTTCGAGAAGCTCTGA
- a CDS encoding DMT family transporter, translated as MNLRTSHVILIVLLYGLGYPLGAMALGELSAPWVLSIRFVLAALLLAGVAALGRRRWPRGREWGHVVVVGVLTQAVQFGCAYEGMRLGVPPTLTALVIAMNPLVTAVLAASWLGERPTRRGIVGLALGLAAIGVAFAGRVSATGIDAALVLTLLALLGMSAGGVYQQRFLADVDPLPASAVGQFVSAIPMIIWAAVSPPDLGDLPRALVSMGAMIVFSAAVGTTVYMAAVRRSGAARVSLLFALIPSVAALFGWLLLGQMPSQGVLLGLIIGAVACVVGGTGAGGAARTKVSLPHSAGAPEV; from the coding sequence ATGAACCTCCGCACGAGTCACGTGATTCTCATCGTCCTGCTATACGGGCTCGGGTACCCGCTCGGCGCGATGGCGCTGGGAGAACTGTCGGCGCCTTGGGTGCTGAGCATCCGGTTCGTGCTGGCCGCCCTCCTTCTCGCGGGCGTCGCCGCCCTCGGGCGCCGACGCTGGCCGAGGGGCCGTGAATGGGGGCACGTCGTCGTCGTCGGCGTTCTCACTCAGGCCGTGCAGTTCGGGTGCGCGTACGAAGGGATGAGGCTCGGCGTCCCGCCGACGCTGACAGCGCTCGTGATCGCGATGAACCCGCTCGTGACGGCCGTGCTCGCGGCGTCGTGGCTGGGCGAGCGCCCGACCAGACGAGGCATCGTCGGTCTCGCGCTCGGGCTTGCTGCGATCGGTGTCGCATTCGCGGGAAGGGTCTCTGCCACCGGCATCGACGCAGCCCTCGTCCTGACGCTGCTCGCTCTACTCGGGATGTCTGCGGGTGGCGTATATCAGCAGCGATTTCTCGCGGACGTGGATCCGCTGCCCGCCAGCGCCGTCGGCCAGTTCGTGTCGGCCATTCCCATGATCATCTGGGCCGCCGTCTCACCACCCGACCTCGGCGACCTGCCGCGCGCGCTCGTGAGCATGGGGGCGATGATCGTGTTCAGCGCCGCGGTCGGCACCACGGTGTACATGGCGGCTGTCCGTCGGAGCGGGGCGGCCCGGGTTTCGCTGCTCTTCGCGCTGATCCCCTCTGTCGCCGCACTCTTCGGATGGCTGCTGCTCGGCCAGATGCCGAGCCAAGGAGTGCTGCTGGGCCTCATCATCGGTGCGGTCGCGTGCGTGGTGGGCGGGACCGGAGCCGGAGGTGCTGCGCGCACGAAGGTCTCGCTTCCGCACTCGGCCGGAGCACCTGAGGTCTGA
- a CDS encoding aldo/keto reductase, which produces MTALPRFTAHNGFSLPAVGFGTYALWGDEGADAVAAAIGAGYRLIDSAFNYENEGSVGRGIAASGVDRSEIVVTSKLPGRHHSSSKARTSIEESRSRLGVDAIDLHLIHWPNPSQGEYVQAWEALVDAQQRGVVRHIGVSNFLPEHLERIESETGVRPVVNQIEVHPYFPQSEQLAYHRERGIITEAWSPIGRAAALLSEPVIAQVAAAHGITPAQTVLAWHVARETVAIPKASSAEHQAANLAAGAVVLDAAEVDAITALGRADGRLFDADPATHEES; this is translated from the coding sequence ATGACAGCACTTCCCCGGTTCACCGCCCACAACGGCTTCTCCCTGCCCGCCGTCGGATTCGGAACGTACGCGCTCTGGGGCGACGAGGGAGCGGATGCCGTCGCTGCCGCGATCGGCGCCGGATACCGCCTGATCGACTCGGCGTTCAACTACGAGAACGAGGGCTCCGTCGGCCGCGGAATCGCCGCGTCAGGGGTCGATCGCAGCGAGATCGTCGTGACGAGCAAGCTCCCGGGCCGGCACCACAGCTCGTCGAAGGCCCGCACCAGCATCGAGGAGAGCCGATCACGGCTCGGCGTCGATGCGATCGACCTGCATCTGATCCACTGGCCGAATCCCTCTCAGGGAGAGTACGTGCAGGCATGGGAAGCGCTCGTCGACGCGCAGCAGCGCGGGGTGGTGCGTCACATCGGGGTCTCCAACTTCCTCCCCGAGCATCTGGAGCGCATCGAGAGCGAGACCGGTGTCCGTCCGGTCGTGAACCAGATCGAAGTGCACCCGTACTTCCCGCAGAGCGAGCAGCTGGCGTATCACCGTGAGCGGGGCATCATCACCGAGGCGTGGAGTCCGATCGGAAGGGCGGCCGCCCTGCTCTCGGAGCCGGTGATCGCCCAGGTCGCGGCCGCGCACGGGATCACCCCTGCCCAGACGGTGCTCGCCTGGCACGTCGCGCGCGAGACCGTGGCGATCCCGAAAGCGTCTTCGGCGGAGCACCAGGCCGCGAACCTCGCCGCGGGTGCCGTCGTGCTCGACGCGGCCGAGGTGGATGCCATCACCGCACTCGGGCGGGCGGACGGACGGCTGTTCGACGCCGATCCGGCGACGCACGAGGAGTCCTGA
- a CDS encoding MmyB family transcriptional regulator, translating to MTASLRAALGAWGLTSRAADIEKALRAASPEFVGYWEDHEVRRRFEDHKVLVHPELGEIEVDCQALITPDESCALIVLTAAPGSEAAGKLDLLRVLGTQRVGSA from the coding sequence TTGACGGCATCCCTTCGCGCCGCCCTCGGCGCCTGGGGCCTCACCTCGCGGGCCGCCGACATCGAGAAGGCGCTGCGCGCGGCCAGCCCGGAGTTCGTCGGCTACTGGGAGGACCACGAGGTTCGTCGACGGTTCGAGGATCACAAGGTCCTCGTGCACCCCGAGCTCGGCGAGATCGAGGTCGACTGTCAGGCGCTGATCACGCCTGACGAGTCGTGCGCGCTGATCGTGCTCACGGCGGCGCCGGGCAGCGAGGCCGCCGGAAAGCTCGATCTGCTCCGAGTCCTGGGGACGCAGCGGGTCGGCTCAGCCTGA
- a CDS encoding zinc ribbon domain-containing protein has protein sequence MNASPEHQRILLDVADLDRRILQAERARTKPVQGPRITELVAVRQDQLRELTALTGTRDDVRIELSRLESDVKLVEQRRARDAERLATATNSKEAQALEHELDSLARRQSDLEDAELDVMGRLEEAEAAVAAQQVLLEATTAEGSTLTTQAKADVAAATELGAQLARDRAAVTEALPAALLAEYTRRAGNSAGAALLTRGTCEGCNMMLPGTDLNDIRRAPEDAVVSCPECGCILVRTEESGLS, from the coding sequence GTGAACGCCTCCCCGGAACACCAGCGCATCCTGCTCGACGTCGCCGATCTCGATCGGCGCATCCTCCAGGCGGAGCGTGCACGCACCAAGCCCGTGCAGGGCCCCCGCATCACCGAGCTCGTCGCTGTCCGCCAGGACCAGCTGCGTGAGCTCACCGCCCTCACCGGAACCCGGGACGATGTCCGCATCGAGCTCTCGCGTCTGGAGTCCGACGTGAAGCTCGTCGAGCAGCGGCGAGCGCGCGACGCCGAGCGTCTGGCGACCGCGACCAACTCGAAGGAAGCGCAGGCGCTCGAGCACGAGCTCGACAGTCTCGCCAGGCGTCAGAGCGACCTCGAGGACGCCGAGCTCGACGTGATGGGGCGCCTCGAGGAGGCAGAAGCCGCCGTGGCCGCGCAGCAGGTGCTGCTCGAGGCTACGACCGCCGAGGGCTCGACGCTCACGACTCAGGCGAAGGCCGACGTCGCCGCGGCCACCGAGCTCGGTGCTCAGCTCGCGCGCGATCGTGCTGCCGTGACCGAAGCGCTCCCCGCAGCGCTGCTCGCCGAGTACACCCGTCGTGCGGGCAACAGCGCCGGCGCAGCGCTCCTCACCCGCGGCACCTGCGAGGGCTGCAACATGATGCTTCCGGGCACCGACCTCAACGACATCCGTCGTGCTCCCGAAGACGCCGTCGTCTCGTGCCCCGAGTGCGGATGCATCCTCGTGCGCACCGAGGAGTCCGGGCTGTCATGA
- a CDS encoding L-lactate dehydrogenase: protein MAIIENSKLTVVGAGSVGSSVAYAALIRGSARHVALYDIATEKVDAEVLDLAHGTQFTGSSDITGGSDLSVVRGSHVVVITAGAKQKPGQTRMELADVNARIIRTMLPQLLEAAPNAVFVIVTNPCDVLTVIAQEATGLPPERIFSSGTVLDTSRLRWQLAQRAGVSTSSVHAYIVGEHGDTEFPLWSHASIGTVPILDWSTPQHPPFTLDELGSIAVDVRDAAYKVIQGKGATNYAIGLSSARIVEAILRDEHAVMPVSTVLHDFHGIHGIALSVPSIVSAAGAVPVRNTPFSDAELALLRRSADALEAAVGELR from the coding sequence ATGGCAATCATCGAGAACTCGAAACTCACGGTCGTCGGCGCGGGGAGCGTGGGTTCGAGTGTCGCCTACGCAGCCCTCATCCGAGGTTCTGCACGTCACGTCGCCCTGTACGACATCGCGACCGAGAAGGTCGATGCCGAGGTGCTCGACCTCGCGCACGGCACGCAGTTCACGGGCTCGAGCGACATCACCGGTGGCAGCGACCTGTCGGTGGTGCGGGGCTCGCACGTCGTCGTGATCACCGCCGGCGCGAAGCAGAAGCCGGGTCAGACGCGCATGGAGCTCGCCGACGTGAACGCCCGGATCATCCGCACGATGCTGCCGCAGCTGCTCGAGGCGGCGCCGAACGCCGTGTTCGTCATCGTGACGAACCCGTGCGACGTGCTCACCGTGATCGCGCAAGAGGCGACCGGGCTTCCGCCCGAGCGCATCTTCTCCTCCGGGACCGTTCTCGACACCTCGCGACTGCGATGGCAGCTCGCACAACGCGCCGGCGTGTCGACGAGCAGCGTGCACGCCTACATCGTCGGCGAGCACGGCGACACGGAGTTCCCGCTGTGGTCGCACGCCTCGATCGGCACCGTGCCGATCCTCGACTGGTCGACCCCGCAGCATCCGCCCTTCACTCTCGACGAGCTCGGGTCGATCGCGGTCGACGTGCGCGACGCCGCCTACAAGGTCATCCAGGGAAAGGGCGCCACGAATTACGCGATCGGTCTGTCGAGTGCCCGCATCGTTGAGGCGATCCTGCGCGACGAGCATGCGGTCATGCCCGTGAGCACCGTGTTGCACGACTTCCACGGCATCCACGGCATCGCCCTGTCGGTCCCGTCGATCGTGAGCGCGGCAGGAGCCGTTCCGGTTCGGAACACGCCGTTCTCCGACGCCGAACTCGCTCTGCTCCGGCGATCGGCCGACGCTCTCGAGGCCGCGGTGGGTGAGCTGCGATGA
- a CDS encoding methyltransferase family protein codes for MPSPHSGGRTDGCSTPIRRRTRSPEIDRITVAGIRVTPRTARAYFGFQALAGALWWIGVFTTDAVRLATLGDLPAGVIAIGDIPLFVLASALVAWGIRQAVWIAVPWTVLVAAGMAVYSTVTTLAGWGALLMALSAMGSVAAGIVIVCGRAPVEWIVRGPFAFRTARNEGRARLAARTVRQMLLFWVLFLGVLPVGIAAVEARWMLRMDVPVPVRVAGGLLFVAASALGIRSAVSVLVVGEGTPLPSHMARRLVITGPYRYVRNPMAVAGIAQGVAVGLALGSWLVVAYALCGSLIWNTLVRPQEEADLESRFGAEFDEYRRRVPCWVPRLTRRA; via the coding sequence ATGCCATCACCGCACTCGGGCGGGCGGACGGACGGCTGTTCGACGCCGATCCGGCGACGCACGAGGAGTCCTGAGATCGACCGGATCACGGTCGCCGGAATCAGGGTCACTCCACGCACGGCACGGGCGTACTTCGGGTTCCAGGCGCTCGCCGGGGCGCTCTGGTGGATCGGCGTCTTCACGACTGATGCGGTGCGGCTCGCGACGCTCGGCGACCTTCCGGCAGGAGTGATCGCGATCGGCGACATCCCGCTGTTCGTGCTCGCCTCGGCTCTAGTGGCCTGGGGCATCCGTCAGGCGGTGTGGATCGCCGTCCCCTGGACGGTGCTGGTCGCGGCGGGGATGGCCGTGTACTCGACGGTCACGACTCTGGCCGGCTGGGGTGCGCTGCTCATGGCGCTCTCCGCGATGGGCAGCGTGGCCGCGGGCATCGTGATCGTCTGCGGTCGCGCACCGGTCGAGTGGATCGTCAGAGGTCCCTTCGCGTTCCGGACCGCCCGCAACGAGGGGCGCGCGCGCCTCGCCGCGCGGACCGTACGCCAGATGCTGCTGTTCTGGGTGCTGTTCCTGGGCGTGCTGCCGGTCGGCATCGCCGCTGTCGAGGCGAGATGGATGCTGCGCATGGACGTCCCGGTGCCCGTGCGGGTCGCGGGCGGACTGCTGTTCGTCGCGGCATCCGCTCTCGGAATCCGCTCTGCCGTGTCGGTACTCGTCGTCGGCGAGGGAACGCCGCTTCCGTCGCACATGGCCCGCCGCCTCGTGATAACCGGGCCTTATCGGTACGTGCGCAACCCGATGGCGGTGGCCGGTATCGCCCAGGGCGTCGCCGTCGGCCTGGCACTCGGTTCCTGGCTGGTCGTCGCCTATGCGCTGTGTGGTTCGCTGATCTGGAACACGCTCGTGAGGCCCCAGGAGGAGGCCGATCTCGAGAGCCGCTTCGGCGCCGAGTTCGACGAGTACCGCCGTCGCGTGCCGTGCTGGGTACCGCGGCTCACCCGCCGCGCGTGA
- a CDS encoding SDR family oxidoreductase, which translates to MNISGNTIFIPGATSGIGLALARALNARGNTVIIGGRRTDLLESIARETPSLRTVQVDTTDADSIRAAAATVLAEHPELNVLITMAGIMRVEDWTTPAGFLDTAEATVTTNLLGPIRLIAAFIEHLRSMNAATIMTVSSGLAFAPLRVTPTYNATKAAIHMLSESLRLQFDGSSVSVVELEPPAVRTALMPGQEESEFAMPLDDFISEVMALIETQPEATEIQVENVKFLRYGEARGDYPQVVATLNRLDPHGH; encoded by the coding sequence ATGAACATCAGCGGAAACACCATCTTCATCCCCGGCGCGACGAGCGGCATCGGGCTCGCCCTGGCTCGAGCGCTCAACGCACGAGGCAACACCGTGATCATCGGCGGCCGACGAACCGACCTCCTCGAGAGCATCGCCCGGGAGACCCCGAGTCTGCGCACGGTCCAGGTGGACACGACGGATGCCGACAGCATCCGCGCGGCCGCCGCGACGGTCCTCGCCGAGCACCCCGAACTGAACGTGCTCATCACGATGGCAGGCATCATGCGAGTCGAGGACTGGACCACACCCGCCGGCTTCCTCGACACCGCCGAGGCCACCGTCACGACGAACCTGCTCGGCCCGATCCGGCTGATCGCCGCGTTCATCGAGCATCTGCGCTCGATGAACGCGGCCACCATCATGACGGTGTCGTCGGGTCTCGCCTTCGCGCCGCTGCGCGTCACGCCCACGTACAACGCCACGAAGGCCGCGATCCACATGCTGAGCGAATCGCTGCGGCTCCAGTTCGACGGGTCGTCCGTGAGCGTCGTCGAGCTCGAGCCGCCGGCGGTGCGCACCGCGCTCATGCCAGGGCAGGAGGAGAGCGAGTTCGCGATGCCGCTCGACGACTTCATCTCCGAGGTGATGGCGTTGATCGAGACGCAGCCGGAGGCCACCGAGATCCAGGTCGAGAATGTGAAGTTCCTCCGGTACGGCGAAGCCCGTGGCGACTACCCCCAGGTGGTTGCGACGCTGAACCGGCTCGACCCGCACGGTCACTGA
- a CDS encoding MmyB family transcriptional regulator, whose protein sequence is MDRDALADFLLRRRQELKPADVGLSAGPRRRTSGLRREEVAMLAAMSTDYYARLEQRRGPQPSVQMLAALARALRLTPDERDYLYRISGHSAPDRAAFTDYLPPSLLRVLDRLHDTPAFVVSAIDEVLVQNDASRALIGDATGRAGMERSGIYRWFAHPETERARYPVPRS, encoded by the coding sequence ATGGATCGTGATGCACTCGCCGACTTCCTGCTCCGACGACGGCAGGAGCTGAAGCCCGCCGACGTGGGGCTCAGCGCCGGTCCCAGACGCCGGACGTCAGGGCTCCGACGAGAAGAGGTCGCCATGCTGGCGGCGATGTCGACCGACTACTACGCACGACTCGAGCAGCGCCGTGGCCCACAGCCGAGCGTGCAGATGCTCGCCGCCCTCGCCAGAGCGCTGCGCCTCACCCCCGATGAGCGCGACTATCTCTATCGGATCTCGGGACACAGCGCACCCGACCGTGCGGCCTTCACCGACTACCTGCCGCCGTCGCTGCTGCGCGTGCTCGACCGGCTGCACGACACACCGGCTTTCGTGGTCTCGGCGATCGACGAGGTGCTCGTGCAGAATGACGCGTCCCGCGCTCTCATCGGCGATGCGACGGGTCGCGCGGGCATGGAACGCAGCGGAATCTACCGCTGGTTCGCGCATCCCGAGACGGAACGCGCACGCTACCCGGTTCCGCGATCATGA